One Tolypothrix bouteillei VB521301 DNA window includes the following coding sequences:
- a CDS encoding Rne/Rng family ribonuclease, whose translation MPKQIIIAEQHQIAAVFSEDQIQELVVATGHHQIGDIYLGVVENVLPGIDAAFVNIGDPERNGFIHVTDLGPLRLKRTAAAITELLVPQQKVLVQVMKEPTGTKGPRLTGNITLPGRYVVLMPYGRGVNLSRRIKSETERNRLRALAILIKPAGMGLLVRTEAEGKPEEAIIEDLELLQKQWEAIQQEAQSTRAPALLNRDDDFIQRVLRDMYGADVNRIVVDSSTGLKRVKQYLQNWSGGQTPQGLLIDHHRDRTAILEYFRINAAIKEALKPRVDLPSGGYIIIEPTEALTVIDVNSGSFTRSATARETVLWTNCEAAAEIARQLRLRNVAGVIVVDFIDMESRRDQLQVLEHFNKALKADKARPQIAQLTELGLVELTRKRQGQNIYELFGKTCPTCGGLGHVVHLPGETESRLPTSPAELPDRFAPLSNREQPRLAQTTRVPEPRESNYDGYGEPSSYETSGELSSLNLDHHPSYREIGEDRIKRRIRRNRQQGLNGGNGKEENRTIGSPSLSFDQDFDLDDEPEIGSVSEIPLPVPKGAWGDRPERTKITRIEPVKPVVEPPEIVTVEMSSPEQEVFAYTGASPLLKLNREVKNPKAVIINVTLPGQNSTATVTESSSVDEEEESTPLPISEPPTITQTIVEPVVIRKPVEAETTVDEPVVSEAVDNSEASGSISGRRRRRRSSSVDSD comes from the coding sequence ATGCCAAAACAAATTATCATAGCAGAACAGCATCAGATTGCTGCTGTATTTTCTGAAGATCAAATACAAGAACTTGTTGTAGCTACAGGTCATCACCAAATTGGTGATATATATTTGGGTGTAGTTGAAAATGTATTACCTGGGATAGATGCTGCGTTTGTCAATATAGGAGATCCGGAACGGAACGGTTTTATTCACGTAACTGACTTGGGACCCCTACGGCTCAAGCGTACAGCCGCAGCAATCACAGAATTGTTAGTGCCACAGCAAAAAGTGTTGGTTCAAGTGATGAAAGAACCAACAGGAACCAAAGGACCGAGACTGACGGGAAATATTACCTTACCCGGACGTTATGTAGTGCTGATGCCCTACGGGCGGGGTGTAAATTTATCACGGCGAATAAAGAGCGAAACCGAACGCAACCGCTTGCGTGCTTTAGCAATTTTAATTAAGCCCGCAGGTATGGGTCTGCTCGTTCGTACCGAAGCAGAAGGTAAGCCGGAAGAAGCAATCATAGAAGATTTAGAATTACTGCAAAAGCAGTGGGAAGCCATTCAGCAAGAAGCGCAATCAACTCGTGCGCCAGCACTGCTAAATAGAGATGATGACTTTATCCAACGCGTACTGCGCGATATGTACGGTGCGGATGTCAACCGGATTGTGGTTGATTCGAGCACGGGTTTAAAGCGAGTGAAGCAGTACTTGCAAAACTGGAGTGGCGGACAAACTCCACAAGGGTTGTTAATCGACCATCACCGCGATCGCACTGCTATATTAGAGTACTTCCGCATTAATGCTGCTATTAAAGAAGCCCTCAAACCTAGAGTAGATCTACCTTCTGGCGGATATATTATTATTGAACCAACAGAAGCATTAACGGTGATAGATGTCAACTCCGGATCGTTCACGCGATCGGCAACAGCTAGAGAAACCGTTTTGTGGACTAACTGTGAAGCAGCAGCAGAAATTGCTCGCCAACTCCGCTTGCGAAACGTTGCTGGCGTGATAGTCGTTGATTTTATTGATATGGAATCGCGACGCGACCAACTACAAGTTTTGGAACACTTCAACAAAGCACTCAAAGCAGACAAAGCCCGTCCCCAAATTGCCCAACTCACCGAATTGGGCTTGGTGGAACTGACTCGCAAGCGCCAAGGTCAAAACATTTACGAATTGTTTGGCAAAACCTGTCCAACTTGTGGCGGTTTGGGACATGTTGTCCATCTCCCTGGCGAAACTGAAAGCCGTTTACCAACATCACCAGCAGAATTACCAGACCGATTTGCTCCTCTGTCTAATAGAGAGCAACCCCGATTGGCGCAAACAACCAGAGTCCCCGAACCCCGAGAAAGTAATTACGACGGGTATGGAGAACCATCATCCTATGAAACAAGTGGCGAGTTGTCTTCTCTCAATTTAGATCATCATCCCAGCTACCGGGAAATAGGTGAAGATAGAATCAAGCGCCGTATCCGTCGCAACCGCCAGCAAGGGCTGAATGGAGGAAATGGCAAAGAAGAAAACCGGACAATCGGTAGCCCATCACTTTCTTTCGATCAAGACTTCGATCTTGATGACGAACCGGAAATTGGAAGCGTATCAGAAATTCCCTTACCCGTTCCTAAAGGAGCATGGGGCGACAGACCCGAACGGACTAAAATTACCAGGATAGAACCTGTCAAACCAGTGGTAGAACCACCTGAGATTGTCACAGTAGAAATGTCTTCTCCAGAACAGGAAGTTTTTGCTTACACGGGTGCGTCTCCACTGCTGAAATTGAATCGTGAAGTCAAAAATCCCAAGGCAGTTATTATTAACGTTACCCTTCCCGGTCAAAATTCAACAGCAACAGTTACGGAATCAAGTTCTGTAGATGAAGAAGAAGAATCAACCCCGTTACCTATTAGCGAACCACCAACAATCACTCAAACCATAGTTGAGCCAGTGGTAATTCGCAAACCTGTAGAAGCAGAAACAACGGTTGATGAGCCAGTCGTTTCTGAAGCAGTAGATAACTCTGAAGCAAGTGGTAGCATAAGCGGGCGTCGCCGTCGTCGCCGTTCCTCTTCTGTAGACTCCGATTGA
- a CDS encoding LON peptidase substrate-binding domain-containing protein, with amino-acid sequence MTSTSKIAVCELPLFPLPEVVLFPTRPLPLHIFEFRYRIMMNTILESDRRFGVLMVDPVRGTIANVGCCAEIIHYQRMPDDRMKMLTLGQQRFRLLKYVREKPYRVGLVEWIEDKPPVKDLRPLATDVEQLLRDVVRLSAKLTDQNIELPDDLPDLPIELSYWIASNLYGVAAEQQALLELQDTAERLQRESEILTSTRNHLAARTVLKDTFN; translated from the coding sequence ATGACATCAACTTCTAAAATTGCTGTTTGCGAACTACCTCTGTTCCCGTTGCCAGAAGTAGTTTTGTTCCCTACTAGACCATTACCCCTGCATATCTTTGAATTTCGCTACAGAATTATGATGAACACGATTCTGGAGAGCGATCGCAGGTTTGGTGTTTTGATGGTCGATCCGGTAAGAGGTACGATCGCTAATGTTGGTTGCTGTGCGGAAATCATTCACTATCAGCGCATGCCTGACGATCGGATGAAGATGTTAACGTTAGGGCAACAGAGGTTTCGTCTTCTCAAGTATGTCAGAGAAAAGCCCTACCGGGTAGGTTTGGTCGAGTGGATTGAAGACAAACCCCCTGTAAAAGATTTAAGACCTTTAGCAACTGACGTAGAACAACTGCTGCGAGATGTAGTCAGGTTGTCAGCAAAACTGACAGACCAAAACATCGAGTTACCTGATGATTTGCCAGACTTACCTATAGAGCTATCTTACTGGATTGCAAGCAACCTTTATGGTGTTGCCGCCGAGCAGCAAGCATTGTTAGAGCTTCAAGATACGGCAGAGCGTTTGCAAAGAGAATCAGAAATTTTGACTTCCACTCGCAATCATTTAGCAGCCCGTACTGTTCTCAAAGATACTTTTAATTAA
- a CDS encoding TIGR03936 family radical SAM-associated protein, which translates to MAVAFEKLISPDILKPARYLGNELLAVHKPWDSAVVRWVLTYPEVYEVGAANLGHVILYNILNTQPRQLCDRSYLPGTDLAAKLRATNTPLFAVESKRALSEFDILGFSLSYELGVTNILEMLDLAGIPLTWRERMEGTGDRGLGDKEDKGDKEDSYTLSPPSPLSYPLIFAGGQTATSNPEPYADFFDFVALGDGEELLPEIGLILEEGKKAGLNRTELLLELAQIPGVYVPQFYDMAEDGSVHPNRPDVPKKILRRVATPIPAYSIGLVPYIQPVHDRLTIEIRRGCTRGCRFCQPGMLTRPARDVEPERVVEAIEQGMRQTGYNEFSLLSLSCSDYLSLPAVGMEIKNRLKNENITLSLPSQRVDRFDENIANILGGTRQGGLTFAPEAGTQRMRDIVNKGLTNEELLRGVKTAWEKGWDKIKLYFMIGLPGETDADVLGIAETVSWLQQECRANRRKPLSLNLTISNFTPKPHTPFQWHSVSTAEFKRKQGLLRQAFRRMKGVKVNFTDVRISAMEDFVGRGDRTLARVVRRAWELGAGMDSWYENIEKAYSAWGTAIAEAGLDWKYRLVENGEWNLFGVEHTGEEGDKEDKEDPVELSPLSTLSHALDRPLPWDHLDTGIDKKWLKEDLQRALQAATVPDCSFEGCSHCGVCSTDFGHNIVISPPEIPKFAGEFVPNKTKAQRLRVWFGKLGNMALVSHLDLLRLFDRALRRAGLPISFTGGFHPHPRIAIASALSLGATSSGEIVDFDLTTPIELEDFRQKLAAALPPDTPLYKVEQLDLKAPAASQLLEAAEYLMTVACSNGEVVPVQWQGWIDTIKAKDEILWEHTTKSGKTQLVNLRDRLRELEIVEPSSLTSTNVQSCFKHQEQSAVVLRYVGSCRQDGTVLRPEQILSILEQVAGAEFHLLHVHRNRLVLAV; encoded by the coding sequence GTGGCTGTTGCATTTGAAAAGTTAATCTCACCGGATATATTAAAGCCAGCTCGTTACCTAGGTAACGAGCTCTTAGCAGTTCATAAGCCTTGGGACTCCGCAGTAGTACGCTGGGTACTTACCTACCCAGAAGTCTATGAAGTTGGTGCCGCAAATCTAGGGCATGTTATTCTCTATAACATTCTTAATACCCAGCCGCGCCAGTTATGCGATCGTTCGTATCTACCAGGAACGGACTTAGCGGCGAAGTTAAGAGCAACAAACACACCGTTGTTTGCGGTGGAATCCAAGCGAGCGTTGAGCGAATTTGACATTTTAGGATTTAGCCTCAGTTATGAGTTAGGGGTAACCAACATTTTGGAGATGTTGGATTTAGCTGGTATTCCTTTAACTTGGCGGGAACGTATGGAAGGGACTGGGGATAGGGGACTAGGGGACAAGGAAGACAAGGGGGACAAGGAAGACAGTTATACCTTATCTCCCCCCTCTCCCTTGTCTTATCCTTTAATCTTCGCGGGTGGACAAACGGCGACGTCCAATCCCGAACCCTATGCTGATTTCTTTGATTTTGTTGCATTGGGGGATGGTGAAGAACTTCTACCAGAAATTGGTTTGATTTTGGAAGAAGGTAAGAAAGCAGGGCTCAATCGTACAGAGTTATTGCTGGAGTTAGCACAAATACCGGGCGTGTACGTTCCTCAGTTTTACGATATGGCGGAGGACGGTTCGGTTCATCCCAACCGCCCGGATGTTCCCAAAAAAATCTTGCGCCGAGTCGCAACTCCCATACCCGCCTACTCCATTGGCTTGGTTCCCTACATCCAACCAGTCCACGATCGCCTGACAATTGAAATACGTCGCGGTTGTACCCGTGGCTGTCGCTTTTGTCAACCGGGAATGCTGACTAGACCGGCGCGAGATGTAGAACCGGAGCGCGTGGTTGAAGCAATTGAGCAAGGAATGCGGCAGACGGGTTATAATGAATTTTCCTTGCTATCTCTCAGTTGTTCTGATTATTTGTCTCTGCCAGCTGTAGGGATGGAAATTAAGAACCGTCTCAAAAATGAGAACATAACTCTTTCTTTACCAAGCCAACGAGTAGACAGATTTGATGAAAATATTGCCAATATCTTGGGTGGTACAAGACAAGGGGGATTGACTTTTGCACCAGAAGCTGGTACGCAACGGATGCGCGATATTGTCAATAAAGGATTGACAAATGAAGAACTGTTGCGAGGTGTAAAAACGGCTTGGGAAAAAGGTTGGGACAAAATTAAGCTGTACTTTATGATTGGCTTACCCGGAGAAACTGATGCTGATGTTTTGGGTATTGCGGAAACAGTAAGCTGGTTGCAACAAGAGTGTCGGGCAAATCGGAGAAAACCTCTGTCGTTAAACTTAACAATTTCTAATTTTACGCCCAAACCCCATACTCCTTTTCAGTGGCACTCAGTTTCAACAGCAGAGTTTAAACGCAAGCAAGGCTTATTGCGGCAAGCATTTCGCCGTATGAAAGGAGTGAAGGTGAATTTCACCGATGTCCGGATTTCAGCAATGGAAGATTTTGTAGGACGAGGCGATCGCACCCTTGCTCGTGTGGTCCGTCGTGCTTGGGAACTAGGTGCTGGAATGGACTCTTGGTACGAGAATATAGAAAAAGCATACAGCGCATGGGGAACTGCGATCGCAGAAGCAGGTTTGGATTGGAAATACCGCCTGGTTGAAAACGGTGAATGGAATTTGTTTGGAGTTGAACACACAGGGGAAGAAGGAGACAAGGAGGACAAGGAAGATCCGGTAGAACTTTCTCCTTTGTCTACCTTGTCCCATGCTCTAGACCGACCCCTCCCTTGGGACCATCTCGATACAGGTATCGATAAAAAATGGCTCAAGGAAGATTTACAACGCGCTCTACAAGCAGCTACAGTACCGGATTGCTCTTTTGAAGGCTGTTCTCATTGTGGGGTTTGCAGTACTGATTTTGGTCACAATATAGTGATTTCGCCACCAGAGATTCCTAAATTTGCTGGGGAGTTTGTACCCAACAAAACAAAAGCACAAAGATTGCGTGTTTGGTTTGGTAAACTGGGTAACATGGCTTTAGTCAGTCATTTGGATCTATTGCGCTTGTTCGATCGGGCTTTGCGAAGAGCGGGATTACCAATTTCTTTTACAGGTGGATTCCACCCACATCCTCGTATCGCTATTGCCAGTGCTTTATCTTTAGGAGCAACTAGCAGCGGTGAAATTGTGGATTTCGATCTAACTACACCAATCGAATTGGAGGATTTCCGGCAAAAGCTAGCCGCAGCCTTGCCACCAGATACTCCTTTATATAAGGTGGAACAACTGGATTTAAAAGCACCAGCAGCCAGTCAACTGTTGGAAGCAGCAGAGTATTTGATGACTGTAGCTTGTTCCAATGGAGAAGTGGTTCCTGTACAATGGCAAGGTTGGATTGATACAATAAAAGCAAAAGATGAAATTTTGTGGGAACACACAACCAAGTCTGGTAAGACACAGTTAGTAAATCTGCGCGATCGCTTGAGAGAGTTGGAAATAGTAGAGCCATCAAGTCTGACCTCAACTAATGTCCAAAGCTGTTTTAAACATCAAGAACAATCCGCAGTCGTTCTACGTTATGTAGGCAGTTGTCGCCAAGATGGAACAGTGTTGCGTCCGGAGCAAATTCTGTCTATCCTAGAACAAGTAGCAGGTGCAGAATTTCATCTGCTTCACGTTCACCGCAATCGGCTGGTTTTAGCGGTATAA
- a CDS encoding DUF1997 domain-containing protein — MPTRFTASQLVAIAIPAQPIPIQHYLRQPQRLVRALFDPNRIQQLSEEVFRLKLRPLSFMTLSIQPTVDLKVTAESNGTICVRSVGCEILGIEYINQRFSLNLKGYLAPEQLNTGTYLQGRADLEVQVELPPPFSFTPKAILEATGNGLLKSVLLTIKQRLQYQLLADYRQWALSQTRQTPLTTESADLPMVTE, encoded by the coding sequence ATGCCTACTCGGTTTACTGCATCTCAATTGGTTGCGATCGCAATTCCGGCTCAGCCTATTCCGATTCAACACTATTTGCGCCAGCCCCAACGATTAGTTAGGGCATTGTTTGACCCCAATCGCATTCAGCAGCTGTCTGAGGAAGTCTTTCGTCTGAAATTGCGTCCTCTAAGTTTTATGACACTAAGCATTCAGCCCACTGTGGACTTAAAAGTCACGGCGGAATCAAATGGAACAATTTGCGTGCGATCGGTAGGTTGTGAAATTCTCGGTATTGAATATATCAACCAACGGTTTTCTTTAAACTTAAAAGGATATTTAGCACCAGAACAACTAAATACTGGCACCTACCTCCAAGGAAGAGCCGATTTAGAAGTCCAAGTGGAATTACCACCTCCATTTTCCTTTACACCTAAAGCCATCCTAGAAGCAACGGGCAATGGATTGTTGAAGAGTGTTTTGCTAACTATAAAGCAAAGATTGCAGTATCAGTTACTAGCCGATTACCGCCAATGGGCTTTATCACAAACACGGCAAACACCCCTGACAACCGAAAGCGCAGACTTACCGATGGTGACAGAATAA
- the rpsJ gene encoding 30S ribosomal protein S10 yields the protein MATLQQQKIRIRLQAFDRRLLDTSCEKIVDTANRTNATAIGPIPLPTKRRIYCVLRSPHVDKDSREHFETRTHRRIIDIYQPSSKTIDALMKLDLPSGVDIEVKL from the coding sequence ATGGCAACACTACAGCAGCAAAAGATTAGAATTCGTTTACAAGCTTTTGACCGTCGCTTGCTGGACACATCTTGCGAGAAGATTGTAGACACAGCTAACCGCACCAATGCGACAGCTATCGGACCGATTCCTCTTCCTACAAAACGCCGTATCTACTGTGTGTTGCGTTCTCCCCACGTAGATAAAGATTCACGCGAACATTTTGAAACCCGCACCCATCGCCGAATCATTGACATTTATCAGCCTTCTTCCAAGACTATCGATGCTTTGATGAAACTGGATCTTCCTTCTGGTGTGGATATTGAAGTGAAATTATAG
- the tuf gene encoding elongation factor Tu — protein MARAKFERNKPHVNIGTIGHVDHGKTTLTAAITMTLSALGQAQARKYDEIDAAPEEKARGITINTAHVEYETANRHYAHVDCPGHADYVKNMITGAAQMDGAILVVSAADGPMPQTREHILLARQVGVPSLVVFLNKEDMVDDAELLELVELEVRELLSSYQFPGDDIPVVIGSGLQALEKMTANPKTQRGDDKWVDKIYSLMDAVDSYIPTPERDVDKPFLMAVEDVFSITGRGTVATGRIERGKVKIGDNVELVGIKPTRSTTVTGIEMFKKSLEEGMAGDNAGILLRGIQKNDIERGMVIAKPGSITPHTQFEGEVYVLTEKEGGRKTPFFAGYRPQFYVRTTDVTGTIKAFTSDDGSEAEMVMPGDRIKVSVELINAIAIEQGMRFAIREGGRTIGAGVVSKILK, from the coding sequence ATGGCACGCGCAAAGTTTGAAAGGAATAAACCCCACGTCAACATCGGTACTATCGGTCACGTTGACCACGGTAAAACCACTTTAACAGCAGCTATCACCATGACCTTGTCAGCTCTGGGTCAGGCACAAGCAAGAAAGTACGATGAAATTGATGCTGCTCCAGAAGAAAAGGCACGGGGTATTACCATCAACACCGCTCACGTAGAGTATGAAACCGCAAATCGGCACTATGCTCACGTAGACTGTCCCGGACACGCTGACTATGTGAAAAACATGATCACCGGTGCTGCTCAGATGGATGGTGCCATTCTAGTGGTTTCCGCAGCTGACGGACCCATGCCTCAAACCCGCGAACACATCCTCTTGGCAAGACAGGTGGGTGTACCCAGCTTGGTTGTTTTCTTGAATAAAGAAGACATGGTGGACGACGCAGAACTTTTGGAACTGGTAGAATTGGAAGTCCGCGAACTTCTCTCTAGCTACCAATTCCCTGGCGATGATATTCCCGTTGTCATCGGTTCTGGCTTGCAAGCGCTGGAAAAAATGACTGCTAACCCCAAAACACAACGGGGCGATGACAAGTGGGTAGATAAAATATACTCACTGATGGATGCTGTAGACTCCTACATCCCCACCCCAGAGCGCGATGTTGATAAGCCCTTCCTGATGGCAGTAGAAGACGTGTTCTCCATCACGGGTCGCGGTACAGTAGCTACCGGACGTATTGAACGGGGTAAAGTCAAAATCGGCGATAACGTGGAACTTGTTGGTATCAAACCAACTCGCAGCACCACCGTTACCGGTATCGAGATGTTCAAGAAGAGTCTTGAAGAAGGTATGGCTGGGGATAACGCCGGAATACTACTGCGCGGTATCCAAAAAAATGATATTGAACGGGGAATGGTAATTGCTAAGCCCGGTTCTATCACTCCACACACCCAATTTGAAGGTGAAGTGTACGTATTGACAGAAAAAGAAGGTGGTCGCAAAACACCCTTCTTCGCTGGCTACCGCCCTCAGTTCTACGTGCGGACAACAGACGTAACCGGCACCATCAAAGCTTTCACCAGTGATGATGGCAGTGAAGCAGAAATGGTTATGCCCGGTGACCGTATCAAAGTGAGTGTAGAACTCATCAACGCCATCGCGATCGAGCAAGGAATGCGCTTCGCTATTCGTGAAGGTGGTCGTACCATCGGTGCTGGTGTTGTTTCTAAGATCCTCAAATAG
- the pheA gene encoding prephenate dehydratase — MTLSIAHLGPPGTYAEQAAILYYNWLTQISAQKAILCPYPSIAQTLRAVAQGQTKLAVVPVENSIEGSVTMTLDALWQLDGLQVQLALVMPIVHTLISCAQSMEDLKTVYSHPQALAQCQRWLDRVLPKVQLIPTNSTTEALLQLDRDTTAAAISSQRAAQLYNLPVLATGINDYPENCTRFWVIGKNYIPFARPSHLERASHTSLAFSTPANVPGALAKPLQVFASIGINLSKIESRPTKRSLGEYLFFIDLEADLSEPQVESALAEIASYTEILKIFGSYNVLPIQELVVSC; from the coding sequence ATGACCTTATCGATCGCACATTTAGGACCTCCTGGCACTTATGCGGAACAAGCAGCAATTCTTTATTACAACTGGCTGACTCAAATCTCAGCCCAGAAAGCCATTCTATGTCCGTATCCCAGTATTGCCCAAACATTGCGAGCTGTTGCACAAGGACAGACAAAACTGGCTGTGGTCCCGGTGGAAAATTCTATCGAAGGTAGTGTGACTATGACGTTAGATGCACTATGGCAACTTGATGGTCTGCAAGTTCAGCTAGCTTTAGTCATGCCAATAGTCCATACATTAATTTCTTGTGCTCAAAGTATGGAAGATCTTAAAACCGTTTACTCTCATCCACAAGCCCTAGCACAATGTCAGAGATGGTTGGATAGAGTTCTACCAAAAGTACAATTAATTCCAACAAATTCTACAACAGAAGCATTACTGCAACTCGATCGAGACACAACAGCCGCCGCCATTTCTTCTCAACGTGCAGCACAACTCTATAATTTACCCGTGCTAGCAACTGGGATTAATGATTACCCGGAAAATTGCACTCGATTTTGGGTGATCGGCAAAAATTACATCCCATTTGCCCGCCCTTCTCATTTAGAACGAGCCAGTCACACCTCGCTTGCTTTTAGTACTCCTGCAAATGTACCCGGCGCACTAGCAAAACCACTACAAGTGTTTGCCAGTATAGGAATTAACTTAAGCAAAATTGAATCTCGTCCTACAAAGCGATCGTTAGGAGAATATTTATTTTTTATCGACTTAGAAGCAGATTTATCCGAACCTCAAGTCGAGTCTGCCTTGGCAGAGATAGCGTCTTATACAGAGATCTTAAAAATCTTTGGCAGCTATAATGTTTTGCCAATTCAAGAGTTAGTGGTTAGCTGTTAG
- a CDS encoding STAS domain-containing protein, whose product MLLIDYPKIAVIRPQGSLSGSKALELDKDLRTTLVKEDISVLLLDLQYVESLDCSGLMALVSALKLAQTKRKRFSLCCVPAPLRMIFELTQLDTVFEMFDCEAEFEATCESVREAEFEATCESVGEPALLCA is encoded by the coding sequence ATGTTGTTAATAGATTATCCAAAAATTGCAGTTATTCGCCCACAAGGTAGTTTAAGCGGCTCAAAAGCTCTAGAGTTAGATAAAGACCTGAGGACTACCCTAGTAAAAGAAGATATTTCTGTCTTACTGTTAGATTTACAATATGTAGAATCTTTAGATTGCTCTGGGTTGATGGCATTGGTGTCTGCACTGAAATTGGCTCAAACCAAGAGAAAGCGTTTTAGCCTCTGCTGCGTCCCTGCTCCATTAAGAATGATTTTTGAACTGACACAACTCGATACAGTTTTTGAAATGTTTGATTGCGAGGCAGAATTTGAAGCCACTTGTGAATCTGTACGCGAGGCAGAATTTGAAGCCACTTGCGAGTCTGTAGGGGAACCAGCACTGTTGTGTGCCTGA
- a CDS encoding ribonuclease HII: MIDIEQNAASSKLPAPLQETRWLEFSTLLNVQKPIAGVDEVGRGALFGPVVAAAVILPNLALPHLVAANIKDSKKLSGNQRRLLAQQICELAVDWKIGFASTAEIDRINILQATLLAMKRAVLKLKIQPALCLIDGNQLVNDLPLPQQTIVKGDECSLAIASASIVAKVWRDDLVLRLASKYPMYDLERNKGYGSQKHLMALRQYGPSLLHRKSFRPCQNNS; encoded by the coding sequence ATGATAGACATAGAGCAAAATGCCGCTTCTTCCAAATTGCCAGCGCCTTTACAAGAAACAAGGTGGTTGGAGTTTTCCACGCTGTTAAATGTTCAAAAACCTATTGCAGGCGTAGATGAAGTAGGTCGAGGTGCTCTATTTGGTCCTGTGGTAGCAGCAGCTGTGATATTACCCAATTTGGCTTTGCCTCATCTTGTGGCTGCTAATATTAAGGACAGTAAAAAGCTGTCTGGTAATCAAAGACGATTGCTCGCCCAACAGATCTGTGAGTTGGCAGTAGACTGGAAAATAGGATTTGCATCCACCGCAGAAATTGACCGGATAAACATTTTGCAGGCAACACTGTTGGCGATGAAGCGGGCTGTGCTGAAATTGAAAATACAGCCTGCTTTATGCTTGATTGATGGCAATCAGTTAGTGAATGATTTACCACTGCCACAACAAACAATAGTTAAAGGTGATGAGTGCTCTTTAGCTATAGCTTCTGCCAGCATTGTTGCCAAAGTTTGGCGCGACGACTTGGTGTTACGACTTGCTTCTAAATATCCCATGTACGATTTAGAACGCAACAAGGGATACGGTAGCCAAAAGCATTTAATGGCATTGCGCCAGTATGGTCCTTCGCTTTTACACCGCAAGTCTTTCCGTCCCTGCCAGAATAATTCGTAA